A window of Coregonus clupeaformis isolate EN_2021a chromosome 28, ASM2061545v1, whole genome shotgun sequence contains these coding sequences:
- the LOC121559963 gene encoding zinc finger protein 384 isoform X1, translated as MEDSHFNPQYFWSPLPVQGQIENAMFLKQLKDQEKNTSFPSSSHYQTAMLTVPKQEGGGQGQGGHLHPPHTQNITVVPVPSTGIMTAAGLVITTPQGTQLVSPASSSQSFVSGHPTTTMIVSTLHAPDKKQEGGTPQVVVMPTPSKRGRKKKSTLGRAGPAGGHTLSAGNEALILAHLASGGQVVMSSQHYTTDPYDLADEDHSGKDGNKTYRCRMCAVTFFSKSDMQIHSKSHTEAKPHKCPHCSKSFANSSYLAQHIRIHSGAKPYTCSYCQKSFRQLSHLQQHTRNHTESKPHKCPHCTKSFANSSYLAQHFRIHTGVKPYTCSFCQKSFRQLSHLQQHNRIHTGDRPYKCVHPGCEKSFTQLSNLQSHRRQHNKDKPFKCTNCNRGYTDAASLEVHLSTHTVKHAKLYSCGLCNRTYTSETYLVKHMQKHNSDPLTVAAAQQSQQNQSHTQNQRGSHGQGRGEGTDSGADRAGGQGGGHGQEQNQGQNQGSYSQAETASCPFDLHQYKTVAAGDIQFKTVSVADLATHKDLCLTVATSTIQVEHLNS; from the exons ATGGAGGATTCCCATTTTAACCCTCAGTATTTCTGGTCCCCTTTGCCTGTACAAGGACAG ATTGAGAACGCCATGTTCCTGAAGCAGCTGAAGGACCAGGAGAAGAACActtctttcccctcctcctctcattaTCAGACAGCCATGCTCACTGTCCCCAAgcaggagggaggggggcagggcCAAGGGGGTCACCTACACCCCCCTCACACCCAGAACATCACTGTGGTGCCTGTACCTTCCACTGGCATCAtgacagcag CGGGTCTGGTCATCACTACCCCTCAAGGCACGCAGCTggtctctcctgcctcctcctctcaGTCCTTCGTGTCTGGACATCCCACCACCACAATGATCGTCTCTACACTGCAcgctccag ACAAGAAACAGGAAGGTGGAACCCCCCAGGTGGTCGTCATGCCGACCCCCTCGAAGCGAGGCAGGAAGAAGAAGTCGACACTAGGGAGGGCGGGGCCTGCCGGTGGCCACACCCTCTCCGCTGGAAATGAGGCGTTGATTCTGGCTCACTTGGCGTCGGGAGGGCAG GTGGTTATGTCTTCGCAGCATTATACAACTGACCCGTACGACCTCGCCGACGAGGACCACAGTGGGAAAGACGGCAACAAGACCTACAG GTGCCGGATGTGTGCGGTGACCTTCTTCAGTAAGTCAGACATGCAGATCCACTCCAAGTCTCACACAGAGGCCAAGCCCCACAAGTGTCCccactgctccaagtcattcgcCAACTCCAGCTACCTGGCCCAGCACATCCGCATCCACAGCGGGGCCAAGCCCTACACCTGCTCCTACTGCCAGAAGTCCTTTAGACAGCTCAGTCACTTACAGCAGCACACACG AAACCACACAGAGTCCAAGCCCCACAAGTGTCCCCACTGCACTAAATCCTTTGCCAACTCCAGCTATCTGGCCCAGCATTTCCGCATCCACACAGGGGTGAAACCCTACACCTGCTCTTTCTGTCAGAAGTCCTTCAGACAGCTCAGTCATCTACAGCAGCACAACCG GATCCACACAGGAGACAGGCCTTATAAGTGTGTTCATCCGGGATGTGAGAAATCCTTCACACAACTCTCCAACCTACAG TCCCACAGACGGCAGCACAACAAGGATAAACCCTTCAAGTGCACCAACTGTAACCGTGGTTACACGGACGCGGCCAGTCTGGAAGTCCACCTGTCCACTCACACGGTCAAACACGCCAAGCTCTACTCCTGTGGACTCTGCAACCGCACATACACCTCT GAGACGTACCTGGTGAAACACATGCAGAAGCACAACTCAGACCCGCTCACTGTGGCAGCTGCACAGCAGTCTCAGCAGAACCAAAGCCATACCCAGAACCAGAGAGGTTCTCATGGCCAAGGCCGAGGAGAGGGCACCGATAGTGGGGCAGACCGAGCTGGAGGACAAGGTGGAGGTCATGGACAAGAACAGAACCAGGGGCAAAACCAGGGCAGCTACTCTCAGGCAGAGACGGCATCCTGCCCCTTTGACCTGCACCAGTATAAGACAGTTGCTGCAGGGGACATCCAGTTCAAAACAGTCAGTGTGGCGGACCTAGCGACCCACAAGGACCTCTGTCTCACCGTGGCTACCTCCACCATTCAGGTGGAGCACCTAAACTcatag
- the LOC121559963 gene encoding zinc finger protein 362 isoform X4, protein MEDSHFNPQYFWSPLPVQGQIENAMFLKQLKDQEKNTSFPSSSHYQTAMLTVPKQEGGGQGQGGHLHPPHTQNITVVPVPSTGIMTAAGLVITTPQGTQLVSPASSSQSFVSGHPTTTMIVSTLHAPDKKQEGGTPQVVVMPTPSKRGRKKKSTLGRAGPAGGHTLSAGNEALILAHLASGGQHYTTDPYDLADEDHSGKDGNKTYRNHTESKPHKCPHCTKSFANSSYLAQHFRIHTGVKPYTCSFCQKSFRQLSHLQQHNRIHTGDRPYKCVHPGCEKSFTQLSNLQSHRRQHNKDKPFKCTNCNRGYTDAASLEVHLSTHTVKHAKLYSCGLCNRTYTSETYLVKHMQKHNSDPLTVAAAQQSQQNQSHTQNQRGSHGQGRGEGTDSGADRAGGQGGGHGQEQNQGQNQGSYSQAETASCPFDLHQYKTVAAGDIQFKTVSVADLATHKDLCLTVATSTIQVEHLNS, encoded by the exons ATGGAGGATTCCCATTTTAACCCTCAGTATTTCTGGTCCCCTTTGCCTGTACAAGGACAG ATTGAGAACGCCATGTTCCTGAAGCAGCTGAAGGACCAGGAGAAGAACActtctttcccctcctcctctcattaTCAGACAGCCATGCTCACTGTCCCCAAgcaggagggaggggggcagggcCAAGGGGGTCACCTACACCCCCCTCACACCCAGAACATCACTGTGGTGCCTGTACCTTCCACTGGCATCAtgacagcag CGGGTCTGGTCATCACTACCCCTCAAGGCACGCAGCTggtctctcctgcctcctcctctcaGTCCTTCGTGTCTGGACATCCCACCACCACAATGATCGTCTCTACACTGCAcgctccag ACAAGAAACAGGAAGGTGGAACCCCCCAGGTGGTCGTCATGCCGACCCCCTCGAAGCGAGGCAGGAAGAAGAAGTCGACACTAGGGAGGGCGGGGCCTGCCGGTGGCCACACCCTCTCCGCTGGAAATGAGGCGTTGATTCTGGCTCACTTGGCGTCGGGAGGGCAG CATTATACAACTGACCCGTACGACCTCGCCGACGAGGACCACAGTGGGAAAGACGGCAACAAGACCTACAG AAACCACACAGAGTCCAAGCCCCACAAGTGTCCCCACTGCACTAAATCCTTTGCCAACTCCAGCTATCTGGCCCAGCATTTCCGCATCCACACAGGGGTGAAACCCTACACCTGCTCTTTCTGTCAGAAGTCCTTCAGACAGCTCAGTCATCTACAGCAGCACAACCG GATCCACACAGGAGACAGGCCTTATAAGTGTGTTCATCCGGGATGTGAGAAATCCTTCACACAACTCTCCAACCTACAG TCCCACAGACGGCAGCACAACAAGGATAAACCCTTCAAGTGCACCAACTGTAACCGTGGTTACACGGACGCGGCCAGTCTGGAAGTCCACCTGTCCACTCACACGGTCAAACACGCCAAGCTCTACTCCTGTGGACTCTGCAACCGCACATACACCTCT GAGACGTACCTGGTGAAACACATGCAGAAGCACAACTCAGACCCGCTCACTGTGGCAGCTGCACAGCAGTCTCAGCAGAACCAAAGCCATACCCAGAACCAGAGAGGTTCTCATGGCCAAGGCCGAGGAGAGGGCACCGATAGTGGGGCAGACCGAGCTGGAGGACAAGGTGGAGGTCATGGACAAGAACAGAACCAGGGGCAAAACCAGGGCAGCTACTCTCAGGCAGAGACGGCATCCTGCCCCTTTGACCTGCACCAGTATAAGACAGTTGCTGCAGGGGACATCCAGTTCAAAACAGTCAGTGTGGCGGACCTAGCGACCCACAAGGACCTCTGTCTCACCGTGGCTACCTCCACCATTCAGGTGGAGCACCTAAACTcatag
- the LOC121559963 gene encoding zinc finger protein 384 isoform X2 produces MEDSHFNPQYFWSPLPVQGQIENAMFLKQLKDQEKNTSFPSSSHYQTAMLTVPKQEGGGQGQGGHLHPPHTQNITVVPVPSTGIMTAAGLVITTPQGTQLVSPASSSQSFVSGHPTTTMIVSTLHAPDKKQEGGTPQVVVMPTPSKRGRKKKSTLGRAGPAGGHTLSAGNEALILAHLASGGQHYTTDPYDLADEDHSGKDGNKTYRCRMCAVTFFSKSDMQIHSKSHTEAKPHKCPHCSKSFANSSYLAQHIRIHSGAKPYTCSYCQKSFRQLSHLQQHTRNHTESKPHKCPHCTKSFANSSYLAQHFRIHTGVKPYTCSFCQKSFRQLSHLQQHNRIHTGDRPYKCVHPGCEKSFTQLSNLQSHRRQHNKDKPFKCTNCNRGYTDAASLEVHLSTHTVKHAKLYSCGLCNRTYTSETYLVKHMQKHNSDPLTVAAAQQSQQNQSHTQNQRGSHGQGRGEGTDSGADRAGGQGGGHGQEQNQGQNQGSYSQAETASCPFDLHQYKTVAAGDIQFKTVSVADLATHKDLCLTVATSTIQVEHLNS; encoded by the exons ATGGAGGATTCCCATTTTAACCCTCAGTATTTCTGGTCCCCTTTGCCTGTACAAGGACAG ATTGAGAACGCCATGTTCCTGAAGCAGCTGAAGGACCAGGAGAAGAACActtctttcccctcctcctctcattaTCAGACAGCCATGCTCACTGTCCCCAAgcaggagggaggggggcagggcCAAGGGGGTCACCTACACCCCCCTCACACCCAGAACATCACTGTGGTGCCTGTACCTTCCACTGGCATCAtgacagcag CGGGTCTGGTCATCACTACCCCTCAAGGCACGCAGCTggtctctcctgcctcctcctctcaGTCCTTCGTGTCTGGACATCCCACCACCACAATGATCGTCTCTACACTGCAcgctccag ACAAGAAACAGGAAGGTGGAACCCCCCAGGTGGTCGTCATGCCGACCCCCTCGAAGCGAGGCAGGAAGAAGAAGTCGACACTAGGGAGGGCGGGGCCTGCCGGTGGCCACACCCTCTCCGCTGGAAATGAGGCGTTGATTCTGGCTCACTTGGCGTCGGGAGGGCAG CATTATACAACTGACCCGTACGACCTCGCCGACGAGGACCACAGTGGGAAAGACGGCAACAAGACCTACAG GTGCCGGATGTGTGCGGTGACCTTCTTCAGTAAGTCAGACATGCAGATCCACTCCAAGTCTCACACAGAGGCCAAGCCCCACAAGTGTCCccactgctccaagtcattcgcCAACTCCAGCTACCTGGCCCAGCACATCCGCATCCACAGCGGGGCCAAGCCCTACACCTGCTCCTACTGCCAGAAGTCCTTTAGACAGCTCAGTCACTTACAGCAGCACACACG AAACCACACAGAGTCCAAGCCCCACAAGTGTCCCCACTGCACTAAATCCTTTGCCAACTCCAGCTATCTGGCCCAGCATTTCCGCATCCACACAGGGGTGAAACCCTACACCTGCTCTTTCTGTCAGAAGTCCTTCAGACAGCTCAGTCATCTACAGCAGCACAACCG GATCCACACAGGAGACAGGCCTTATAAGTGTGTTCATCCGGGATGTGAGAAATCCTTCACACAACTCTCCAACCTACAG TCCCACAGACGGCAGCACAACAAGGATAAACCCTTCAAGTGCACCAACTGTAACCGTGGTTACACGGACGCGGCCAGTCTGGAAGTCCACCTGTCCACTCACACGGTCAAACACGCCAAGCTCTACTCCTGTGGACTCTGCAACCGCACATACACCTCT GAGACGTACCTGGTGAAACACATGCAGAAGCACAACTCAGACCCGCTCACTGTGGCAGCTGCACAGCAGTCTCAGCAGAACCAAAGCCATACCCAGAACCAGAGAGGTTCTCATGGCCAAGGCCGAGGAGAGGGCACCGATAGTGGGGCAGACCGAGCTGGAGGACAAGGTGGAGGTCATGGACAAGAACAGAACCAGGGGCAAAACCAGGGCAGCTACTCTCAGGCAGAGACGGCATCCTGCCCCTTTGACCTGCACCAGTATAAGACAGTTGCTGCAGGGGACATCCAGTTCAAAACAGTCAGTGTGGCGGACCTAGCGACCCACAAGGACCTCTGTCTCACCGTGGCTACCTCCACCATTCAGGTGGAGCACCTAAACTcatag
- the LOC121559963 gene encoding zinc finger protein 384 isoform X3: MEDSHFNPQYFWSPLPVQGQIENAMFLKQLKDQEKNTSFPSSSHYQTAMLTVPKQEGGGQGQGGHLHPPHTQNITVVPVPSTGIMTAAGLVITTPQGTQLVSPASSSQSFVSGHPTTTMIVSTLHAPDKKQEGGTPQVVVMPTPSKRGRKKKSTLGRAGPAGGHTLSAGNEALILAHLASGGQVVMSSQHYTTDPYDLADEDHSGKDGNKTYRNHTESKPHKCPHCTKSFANSSYLAQHFRIHTGVKPYTCSFCQKSFRQLSHLQQHNRIHTGDRPYKCVHPGCEKSFTQLSNLQSHRRQHNKDKPFKCTNCNRGYTDAASLEVHLSTHTVKHAKLYSCGLCNRTYTSETYLVKHMQKHNSDPLTVAAAQQSQQNQSHTQNQRGSHGQGRGEGTDSGADRAGGQGGGHGQEQNQGQNQGSYSQAETASCPFDLHQYKTVAAGDIQFKTVSVADLATHKDLCLTVATSTIQVEHLNS; the protein is encoded by the exons ATGGAGGATTCCCATTTTAACCCTCAGTATTTCTGGTCCCCTTTGCCTGTACAAGGACAG ATTGAGAACGCCATGTTCCTGAAGCAGCTGAAGGACCAGGAGAAGAACActtctttcccctcctcctctcattaTCAGACAGCCATGCTCACTGTCCCCAAgcaggagggaggggggcagggcCAAGGGGGTCACCTACACCCCCCTCACACCCAGAACATCACTGTGGTGCCTGTACCTTCCACTGGCATCAtgacagcag CGGGTCTGGTCATCACTACCCCTCAAGGCACGCAGCTggtctctcctgcctcctcctctcaGTCCTTCGTGTCTGGACATCCCACCACCACAATGATCGTCTCTACACTGCAcgctccag ACAAGAAACAGGAAGGTGGAACCCCCCAGGTGGTCGTCATGCCGACCCCCTCGAAGCGAGGCAGGAAGAAGAAGTCGACACTAGGGAGGGCGGGGCCTGCCGGTGGCCACACCCTCTCCGCTGGAAATGAGGCGTTGATTCTGGCTCACTTGGCGTCGGGAGGGCAG GTGGTTATGTCTTCGCAGCATTATACAACTGACCCGTACGACCTCGCCGACGAGGACCACAGTGGGAAAGACGGCAACAAGACCTACAG AAACCACACAGAGTCCAAGCCCCACAAGTGTCCCCACTGCACTAAATCCTTTGCCAACTCCAGCTATCTGGCCCAGCATTTCCGCATCCACACAGGGGTGAAACCCTACACCTGCTCTTTCTGTCAGAAGTCCTTCAGACAGCTCAGTCATCTACAGCAGCACAACCG GATCCACACAGGAGACAGGCCTTATAAGTGTGTTCATCCGGGATGTGAGAAATCCTTCACACAACTCTCCAACCTACAG TCCCACAGACGGCAGCACAACAAGGATAAACCCTTCAAGTGCACCAACTGTAACCGTGGTTACACGGACGCGGCCAGTCTGGAAGTCCACCTGTCCACTCACACGGTCAAACACGCCAAGCTCTACTCCTGTGGACTCTGCAACCGCACATACACCTCT GAGACGTACCTGGTGAAACACATGCAGAAGCACAACTCAGACCCGCTCACTGTGGCAGCTGCACAGCAGTCTCAGCAGAACCAAAGCCATACCCAGAACCAGAGAGGTTCTCATGGCCAAGGCCGAGGAGAGGGCACCGATAGTGGGGCAGACCGAGCTGGAGGACAAGGTGGAGGTCATGGACAAGAACAGAACCAGGGGCAAAACCAGGGCAGCTACTCTCAGGCAGAGACGGCATCCTGCCCCTTTGACCTGCACCAGTATAAGACAGTTGCTGCAGGGGACATCCAGTTCAAAACAGTCAGTGTGGCGGACCTAGCGACCCACAAGGACCTCTGTCTCACCGTGGCTACCTCCACCATTCAGGTGGAGCACCTAAACTcatag